One genomic segment of Rivularia sp. PCC 7116 includes these proteins:
- a CDS encoding MFS transporter — protein sequence MSTSLLTNETRKQIPILLVLLACGSLTTMTGSVVAPVMPEVKDQLAIDPRWSGMLVSMHCLTIFLFSPICGILADRIGKAKVLIPSLICYAIFGTAGALANGFTPLLISRALLGAASGGIAAASIGILSSMYEGEKRTRILGYTTSALAIASIIFPIVGGLIGSYNWRFTFGMYSLGLPAALLAYILLPRGKRKGSSSINLTQQKDRLIASLKAPSTITLFIALALTSAIFYVVIIYAPLHFKQSIGADTVVNGAILASRAIGAAVISAVGASKLAKRLGSAKAIALGFTLMAATLITIPFLKEIYLILPTAIIFGMGFGIVMPNLYDALSKSTPKEVRSSILAIGTGASNLGQFFSPILLGPVWKNAGIGVFFVGAGVALVTSFLSIQQGKALETTKYGK from the coding sequence ATGTCCACATCGCTTCTCACTAACGAAACTCGCAAACAGATTCCTATATTACTAGTTTTACTTGCTTGTGGTAGCTTAACTACTATGACGGGAAGCGTTGTTGCTCCAGTGATGCCAGAGGTTAAAGACCAACTTGCGATTGACCCAAGATGGTCGGGAATGCTCGTGAGTATGCATTGCTTAACTATCTTCTTATTTAGTCCCATATGTGGCATCCTCGCCGACCGTATTGGGAAAGCAAAGGTGTTAATTCCATCACTAATTTGCTACGCAATTTTTGGCACTGCTGGGGCTTTAGCAAACGGCTTTACCCCTTTATTAATATCGCGAGCATTGTTAGGGGCTGCCAGTGGGGGAATTGCGGCTGCGAGTATTGGTATTCTGAGCAGCATGTACGAAGGAGAAAAGCGAACCCGTATCCTTGGTTACACCACCAGCGCATTAGCGATCGCCAGTATTATTTTTCCCATCGTTGGGGGTTTAATTGGTTCCTATAATTGGCGATTTACTTTTGGTATGTATAGCTTGGGTTTACCAGCAGCCTTACTTGCATACATCTTGTTACCAAGAGGCAAACGCAAAGGTTCATCATCAATAAATTTAACTCAACAAAAAGATCGATTAATTGCAAGCCTAAAAGCTCCAAGTACCATAACTCTATTTATAGCTTTAGCTTTGACATCTGCCATATTTTATGTAGTAATAATCTACGCTCCTTTACATTTCAAGCAGTCAATTGGAGCAGATACAGTTGTTAACGGAGCCATTTTAGCATCGCGAGCTATTGGTGCGGCGGTCATCTCTGCTGTAGGAGCAAGTAAATTGGCAAAGCGTTTGGGAAGCGCTAAAGCTATAGCTTTGGGTTTTACCTTGATGGCAGCAACATTAATTACCATACCTTTTCTAAAGGAAATTTATTTGATTCTGCCGACAGCGATTATTTTCGGTATGGGATTCGGCATAGTCATGCCCAATTTGTACGATGCTTTATCTAAATCAACTCCCAAAGAAGTACGTTCGAGCATTTTAGCTATCGGCACCGGAGCAAGTAATTTAGGACAATTTTTCTCGCCTATTTTATTAGGGCCAGTTTGGAAAAATGCCGGAATTGGAGTATTTTTTGTAGGAGCAGGAGTAGCTTTAGTAACTAGCTTCTTAAGTATTCAACAAGGTAAAGCACTTGAGACTACAAAATATGGTAAGTAA